Within the Sylvia atricapilla isolate bSylAtr1 chromosome 10, bSylAtr1.pri, whole genome shotgun sequence genome, the region TGTCCCACCGCTGCGGGAGCTGAGGGgaccctgccccatccctctgaGGCTGGGGGACCGTGTCCCACCGCTGCGGGAGCTGAGGGGACCCTGCCCCGGAGCTCCTGGACCGGTGCCTGCCCGGGCAGTGCGGGGACACCGTCACACCCCGCCGGTCGTGCCCGGGCTCCACCGCCGTCCCCTCCCCGGCGCGGCCGCCCTCCGGTGTGCCATCGGCATGGTCCCCTCAGGCGGTGGCCGTGCCCGGGGCAGTGCCGGTGCCATCGGTGCCGGGGGTGCCATGGGTGCCATCGGTGCCGGGGCCATGGGTGCCATGGTGCCATGGGTGCCGGGGCCATGGGTGCCATCGGTGCCGGGGCCATGGGTGCCATGGGTGCCGGGGCCATGGGTGCCATGGGTGCCATCGGTGCCGGGGCCATGGGTGCCGGTGCCATGGATGCCATGGGTACCATCGGTGCCGGGGCCATGGGGCCACCGGCCGGTCCCCGGCTCGGCCCCGGGCCCAGGGGCGCGGCAGCACCGCCCgagcgggggcggcgcggggggcgggcACAGCGGGCCCGAGCCGCGCCTCGTCCCGCCCGGTCAGTCCGGCGGGGCCGGCGCTCCGTGCCCGCCGAGGGGCCGCGCTccgcgccgctgccgccgccagGGGCCcgtcccgcagcccccggccccggccggcCATGGGCGCCGCGACAGCCGCGGCCGGGACGCCGCCTCCCgcgggcgggcgctgccggcggcgcggagcggcgAGCGCGGGCTGAGACGgcggcgaggaggaggaggagggaggaggaggaggaggaggaggcaggtgGGGCGGCCCcggagctcctgcagcagggctgggtgcggcggggcccgggggcaGAGgagccgggcgggcggcgggacggggcggcagccgcgggggcggcggcgaTCGCCGAGGGGCGCGGGCGGATCGAGATCCCTGCCCCCCTTCGGCCCCGTGCCCGCCGCCCTCCTTCGgccccgtccctgtccctgtccccgtctctgtccccgtccccgtccccgtccccgtccccgcGGTGGCGGCGGCGTGCGCGGCTccccgggagcggggcggggagcggagcggggccaGGTACCGCCGCTTGGAAACCTCCGAGGAaaagcagggcagggctcaccTTCCAGCTCCGTTTCCTTGGCTCTCTTATTTTTCTAGATGCGTTGCTGTGCCCGTAGAGACTTCGTTGCTTCGCCTCAGACCTATGCGACTCTGGGGGAAGGATCATGACTGAAgtccttctctctgctgctctgaacgGAACTGAGCCCAACCTGTTATCCAGCGGCGGCTGGTCTGCGGGAAACGTCACCGCCAAGTGCTCCCTGACCAAAACCGGCTTCCAGTTCTATTACCTGCCCACCGTCTACATTCTGGTCTTCATCACGGGGTTTTTGGGCAACAGCGTGGCTATCTGGATGTTTGTCTTCCACATGAGGCCTTGGAGCGGCATCTCGGTTTACATGTTCAACCTGGCGCTGGCCGATTTCTTGTACGTCTTGACTCTGCCCGCCCTCATCTTTTACTACTTCAACAAAACGGACTGGATCTTCGGGGACATCATGTGCAAGCTGCAGAGGTTCATCTTCCACGTGAACCTGTACGGCAGTATCCTGTTCCTGACCTGCATCAGCGTGCACAGGTACACGGGGGTGGTGCACCCCCTCAAGTCTCTGGGGAGGCTGAAGAAGAAGAACGCCGTGTACATCAGCAGCCTGGTCTGGGTCCTCGTGGTGGGGCGTGATTTCTCCAATACTCTTCTACTCGGGGACGGGgataaggaaaaacaaaaccataacGTGCTACGACACGACGGCTGA harbors:
- the P2RY1 gene encoding LOW QUALITY PROTEIN: P2Y purinoceptor 1 (The sequence of the model RefSeq protein was modified relative to this genomic sequence to represent the inferred CDS: deleted 1 base in 1 codon), whose protein sequence is MTEVLLSAALNGTEPNLLSSGGWSAGNVTAKCSLTKTGFQFYYLPTVYILVFITGFLGNSVAIWMFVFHMRPWSGISVYMFNLALADFLYVLTLPALIFYYFNKTDWIFGDIMCKLQRFIFHVNLYGSILFLTCISVHRYTGVVHPLKSLGRLKKKNAVYISSLVWVLVVGVISPILFYSGTGIRKNKTITCYDTTADDFLRSYFIYSMCTTVLMFCIPFIVILGCYGLIVKALIYKDLDNSPLRRKSIYLVIIVLTVFAVSYLPFHVMKTLNLRARVDFQTPDMCAFNDKVYATYQVTRGLASLNSCVDPILYFLAGDTFRRRLSRATRKSSRRSDQNVQSKSEEMTLNILTEYKQNGDTSL